The genomic DNA TTATATAAAAATAGCTAATTAATACATTAAATTAAAATTTTACAACATTTTTTAAAAATTTTTAGCTTAGATTCCCATGGCAAAAAAACAATTAATTAATATGATATAACTACAATGTATTATTATGAGAATAATATTAGCAGGAACCGGTAGTGCAGTTGGAAAAACAACAATAGCTACAGGAATAATGAAAGCGTTAAGCGAAAAATATAATGTGCAGCCGTTCAAAGTTGGACCTGATTACATTGACCCGTCTTACCACACATTAGCTACTGGAAACACCTCCAGAAACCTGGATTCATTTTTTATGAAAGAAGGACAGGTTAGAGATTCCTACCTTAAGGCAATGTGCGATAAAGATATTGCAGTTATCGAAGGTGTTCGAGGATTATACGAAGGAATTGATTCCGTTAATGATATTGGAAGTACCGCTTCAATTGCCAAATCACTTAAGGCTCCAGTTATTCTGATAATTAATTCAAGAAGTCTCGTTAAAAGTGCTGCCGCATTGGTTTTGGGTTTCAAGGCATTGGATCCAGAAATTAATATTGCCGGTGTTATTCTCAACAAGGTTAAAAATAAAGCTCATTTTGAAAAAACCAAACGTTCCATTGAAGAGATAACAAACACCGAAGTGATTGGTGGAATAACAAGAGACGATAAAATATCTATTGAACAAAGACATTTAGGTCTTGTTCCTGCTGTAGAAAGAGAAAATTCTCTTAAATATATTGACATTTGGTCAGAGGTCATCAAAAACTCAATTGATTTGGACAGATTGGTTGAAATTGCAAAAACAGCACCCAAATT from Methanobrevibacter sp. includes the following:
- the cfbB gene encoding Ni-sirohydrochlorin a,c-diamide synthase produces the protein MRIILAGTGSAVGKTTIATGIMKALSEKYNVQPFKVGPDYIDPSYHTLATGNTSRNLDSFFMKEGQVRDSYLKAMCDKDIAVIEGVRGLYEGIDSVNDIGSTASIAKSLKAPVILIINSRSLVKSAAALVLGFKALDPEINIAGVILNKVKNKAHFEKTKRSIEEITNTEVIGGITRDDKISIEQRHLGLVPAVERENSLKYIDIWSEVIKNSIDLDRLVEIAKTAPKLTSDIIPIWNKINKQPVKIGVAFDEVFNFYYKENIESLEANNAKVVYFSPLKDEGLPDVDGLYIGGGYPELFSKQLSENENMLKQIKQFHLENRPIFAECGGLMYLMNSIHDDRMVNVYPYKSVLTDRVQALKYTIAEVTQDNIISKKGEKFNGHEFHYSKVLVDDNNIKHNLAFSILRGKGSYNLQDGFMERNTLASYVHTHVAAMPNFGGNLAISSLELGG